The following coding sequences are from one Culex quinquefasciatus strain JHB chromosome 1, VPISU_Cqui_1.0_pri_paternal, whole genome shotgun sequence window:
- the LOC6042028 gene encoding beta-chimaerin: MAIELPLSCQKVWKPELYKIQLGAPSPKPIYVDSLNEERPDFYGLEYHGTINHKKSESILEDKRDGSYLVRRSPGANSYYTLSLRFDQKTKHYKIYYSPDKGHYLQENFKKFDTVQDLVADGLVDFHMRLHAGPIIQEMMSQTKNCYEQSPYMTLNRRKLRVLSNEIRKSSKLSMLNDEISTLSIDEPGNDLTAKLIDDADDELLEAYEKSHVFKTRTFKGLNWCEYCANFLWGFSSQGVQCEDCGFVAHNKCSELEPAKCVPDLKRLRGIFGVDLTLLITAHKCKIPFIVKKCVEEVEQHGMLQEGIYRISGFADEIEALKMALDKDGEKADMSALAYSNVNVISGVLKMYLRLLPVPLITSDCYPAFMQAMTNKNVGEKILAMRDALKKLPVAHFNCLKYILEHLNRISSHHAINKMNEQNLATVFAPTLIETPPHMTDLSQEINMLTALITHCHAVFL, translated from the exons ATGGCGATAGAGCTTCCGTTATCGTGTCAAAAAGTCTGGAAACCCGAAC taTACAAAATTCAACTAGGGGCACCATCACCTAAACCAATTTATGTTGATAGTCTCAATGAAGAACGCCCAGACTTTTATGGGCTTGAGTATCATGGGacaataaatcataaaaagagTGAAAGCATCTTGGAGGATAAGCGGGATGGATCGTATCTCGTTCGACGAAGTCCGGGTGCCAATAGCTATTACACACTGAGTCTGCGGTTCGATCAGAAGACAAAACACTACAAAATTTACTATTCTCCAGACAAAGGACATTATCTccaggaaaatttcaaaaaattcgatACTGTCCAAGATCTGGTAGCTGATGGATTGGTTGATTTCCACATGCGATTACATGCCGGCCCAATCATTCAAGAGATGATGAGCCAAACGAAAAACTGCTACGAACAGAGTCCATACATGACACTAAACCGGCGTAAATTACGAGTTTTGTCTAACGAGATAAGGAAATCATCTAAACTATCGATGCTCAATGATGAGATATCCACGTTGAGCATTGACGAACCCGGGAACGATTTGACCGCAAAGCTTATAGACGATGCTGACGATGAATTATTAGAAGCTTACGAAAAGAGTCATGTTTTTAAGACACGCACCTTTAAAGGGCTGAATTGGTGTGAATATTGTGCAAATTTCCTCTGGGGGTTTTCATCGCAAGGAGTTCAGTGCGAAG ATTGCGGTTTTGTAGCACACAACAAGTGCTCGGAACTGGAACCCGCGAAATGCGTGCCCGATTTAAAGCGACTTCGTGGAATATTTGGCGTAGATTTGACACTGCTAATTACTGCACACAAGTGCAAAATTCCGTTCATAGTGAAAAAGTGCGTCGAAGAGGTTGAACAACATGGAATGCTGCAGGAGGGCATTTATCGAATCTCAGGGTTTGCTGATGAAATTGAAGCGTTAAAAATGGCTTTGGACAAGGATGGTGAGAAGGCAGACATGTCTGCTTTGGCTTACAGTAATGTAAACGTGATTTCGGGGGTGCTTAAAATGTACCTTAGACTTCTACCAGTCCCACTTATCACATCCGACTGCTATCCAGCGTTTATGCAAGCTATGA CTAATAAAAATGTCGGAGAAAAAATCTTGGCGATGCGTGATGCACTGAAAAAATTGCCGGTGGCACACTTCAACTGTTTGAAGTACATTTTGGAACATTTAAATAGGATCTCTTCACACCATGCAATCAACAAGATGAATGAACAGAATCTGGCCACGGTGTTTGCCCCAACGCTCATAGAAACTCCACCGCACATGACCGATTTGTCTCAGGAAATTAATATGCTTACTGCCTTAATTACGCACTGTCACGCTGTTTTCCTTTAA
- the LOC6042026 gene encoding protein TRC8 homolog: protein MSVVRTKVLGLVDVIMRVPSLFIIDEILKISMGLPNSSSPPPTQSAATAAVTSSESLVNLTVNATVSAAANMLDAAAAAAATAGGIGSPEDSLKDDIEFYKFISLTTLKFLLCLFGCISAACVFMLWTRHLVIVYMYIVSVGLIFLSYWSNVSALSVISDGPSLLEDILSLNMDRLLDPGGVALSILPHLLAQWLMGVIFAYIHLGPKYKIIQKALPFSFLMPLFLAMLPLPTVVLKHSPAFAAILPLVLSKIALWSSSFDVVKTILNGYQHARNFASNFGISALIENEWQRLNVPCVLRAFWTLRLLEQLISLLVASDVPLRFAATIQSLLVSGCETLTAVLGMTSIISLICHYIGKAFQLFLLSEDYDEDKSIGTVSAILFYILALQTGLTSLTPDKRFVRLCRNLCLLITALLHFLHNIVAPILMSLSAARNPSRKRHARALMVCAFLLLTPVGLLSILWSRHSPSTWLLAVTAFSVEVIVKVLVSLATYTLFLLDARRQTFWEKLDDYVYYIRAFGNSVEFCFGIFLFFNGAWILIFESGGAIRALMMCIHAYFNIWCEARAGWGVFMKRRTAVHKISSLPEATPQQLRTFDDVCAICYQEMTSAKITRCKHYFHGVCLRKWLYVQDRCPLCHEIIMNQDAPAEKGAVEGSAAVAAEDEAILQANVAAVVPVGQGNLQNAAVAGAAPDTSSSSSVNASSNSNSSNSSIMAAAASSSTSRNPLSVSGFRIPSTASGSSTSSSSSSSSASSSSSSSATTTMTATAPTSGPAGLGSSETAAATAAAISQIIRQHQHQQLRSSVDRDFLDELE, encoded by the exons ATGTCCGTGGTACGGACAAAGGTCCTCGGGCTGGTGGACGTGATAATGCGCGTTCCCAGCCTGTTCATCATCGACGAGATCCTGAAGATTAGCATGGGATTGCCCAACTCGTCGTCACCACCACCGACACAATCCGCAGCCACTGCGGCCGTGACCAGTTCAGAATCGCTGGTCAACCTGACCGTGAATGCCACCGTCAGTGCGGCCGCCAACATGCTGGATGCTGCGGCGGCGGCCGCGGCTACAGCAGGTGGAATCGGCAGCCCCGAGGACTCGCTCAAGGACGACATCGAGTTCTACAAGTTCATCTCGCTGACAACGCTCAAGTTTCTGCTGTGTCTGTTCG GTTGCATCAGCGCGGCGTGCGTGTTCATGCTTTGGACGCGTCACCTCGTCATCGTGTACATGTACATCGTGTCCGTGGGTCTGATCTTCCTGTCCTACTGGAGCAACGTGTCGGCGCTGTCCGTCATCTCCGACGGCCCGAGCCTGCTCGAGGACATCCTGTCGCTGAACATGGACCGGCTGCTCGACCCGGGAGGTGTCGCCCTCTCGATTCTGCCCCATCTGCTGGCCCAGTGGCTGATGGGGGTCATCTTTGCGTACATCCACTTGGGACCAAA ATACAAGATCATCCAGAAAGCGCTGCCATTTAGCTTCCTGATGCCACTGTTCCTGGCGATGCTTCCGCTGCCGACGGTGGTGCTGAAACATTCCCCCGCGTTCGCAGCGATTCTTCCGCTGGTCCTGTCCAAGATTGCCCTGTGGAGTTCGTCGTTTGACGTGGTCAAGACGATCCTCAACGGGTACCAGCACGCGCGCAACTTTGCCAGCAACTTTGGCATTTCCGCCCTCATCGAGAACGAGTGGCAGCGGCTGAACGTGCCGTGCGTGCTGCGAGCCTTCTGGACGCTTCGACTGCTCGAGCAGCTCATCAGCCTGCTGGTGGCGTCGGACGTGCCGCTCCGGTTTGCCGCCACCATCCAGAGTTTGCTGGTCAGCGGGTGCGAGACGCTAACCGCCGTCCTCGGCATGACCAGCATCATTTCGCTCATCTGTCACTACATCGGGAAGGCGTTCCAGCTGTTTCTGCTGTCGGAAGACTATGACGAGGACAAGTCGATCGGCACCGTGTCGGCGATCCTGTTCTACATCCTGGCGCTGCAAACGGGGCTGACGTCGCTCACGCCGGACAAACGGTTCGTGCGGCTATGCCGCAATCTGTGTCTGCTCATCACGGCCCTGCTGCACTTCTTGCACAACATTGTGGCACCGATCCTGATGTCGCTCAGTGCCGCGCGGAATCCGTCGAG GAAACGCCACGCCCGCGCCCTCATGGTTTGCGCGTTCCTACTGCTCACTCCGGTTGGTCTGCTGAGCATCCTGTGGTCACGACACTCACCGTCAACTTGGTTACTTGCCGTCACCGCATTCTCCGTCGAGGTTATCGTTAAG GTCCTGGTCAGCCTAGCGACCTACACGCTGTTCCTGCTGGACGCCCGGCGGCAAACGTTCTGGGAGAAGCTGGACGACTACGTGTACTACATCCGGGCGTTTGGCAATTCGGTCGAGTTCTGTTTCGGCATCTTCCTCTTCTTCAACGGCGCCTGGATTCTCATCTTCGAGTCAG GCGGTGCGATCCGGGCGCTGATGATGTGCATCCACGCGTACTTCAACATCTGGTGTGAGGCGCGCGCCGGCTGGGGCGTGTTCATGAAGCGCCGGACGGCGGTCCACAAGATCAGCTCGCTGCCGGAGGCGACGCCGCAGCAGCTGCGCACGTTCGACGACGTGTGCGCCATCTGCTACCAG GAAATGACGTCAGCGAAGATCACCCGCTGCAAGCACTACTTCCATGGCGTCTGCCTACGGAAGTGGCTGTACGTGCAGGACCGGTGTCCGCTGTGCCACGAGATCATTATGAACCAGGACGCGCCGGCGGAAAAGGGCGCCGTTGAAGGCAGCGCAGCGGTGGCAGCCGAGGACGAGGCCATTCTTCAGGCCAACGTTGCTGCTGTGGTCCCCGTGGGACAG GGAAATCTCCAAAATGCCGCGGTGGCCGGTGCCGCCCCGGACACTTCCTCCAGCTCATCAGTCAACGCTAGTAGTAATAGTAATAGTAGTAACAGTAGTATAATGGCTGCtgcggccagcagcagcaccagccggAACCCACTGTCCGTCAGTGGCTTCCGAATCCCGTCGACGGCCAGCGGTTCTTCGActtcttcgtcgtcgtcatcgtcgtcggccTCTTCTTCGTCCAGTTCttcagcgacgacgacgatgacggctACGGCACCGACGTCCGGTCCTGCGGGTCTGGGAAGTTCCGAAACGGCGGCCGCCACGGCCGCAGCCATTTCGCAAATCATCCGGCAGCACCAGCACCAGCAGCTTCGGTCCTCCGTCGATCGGGACTTTCTGGACGAACTGGAGTAG